TCTCCACCAACTCTGCCTCGCCGCCTCCGCTGCGTCGATCTCAGGCCTAGACTCGTTCCTCACCCAACAGTCCACCAAAGATCCACAAGCCACCAACGATTCCTTCCTACTCCTCCCTTCCTCCCTTAAAAAATCCCTCTCTCACGCCTTTCATCCGGCCACCACCTCCTCCCTTCTTTCTCTGCAGCTCTCCGTGCCCTTAACCGTCCACTTAGTGGGCCCCACATTCTCCGAATCCGCCCCCTCCACCCTCTCGGCCTTCATCTCTGCTACCCTCTCCTCCGATCTCTTTCACGTGATAACTCCATTCTCCTCCGACGCCGCCAGCCATCACTTCTCGATTTCCCATTCGCTTCACCATGAAGTTTTCCTATCTTCTTCCTCTCTTTCCAATTCCTTGTCCGCCGCTCTCGATTCCCACCTTTCTTCGGCTCCCTCATCCCTCCGATCCCAGCTGTCTTCAGTGCCATACTCGTAATTGATAATATTATCAAGCAAGACTTCGAAAAGGAGAGGCCCATTAACTCAATCCACATCTACATCATTCATCTGGGTTCACAATCCAAGCACTATGCTTACAGTTACACCCCATGGTGATCCATCTCCAGCGATGACCAAATGCTTGGGATCAATTTGGACTGGAAAAGATAGGTACTTGTGGATCGATTTGGGAGCAGGGCCGGTGGATTATGGCCCAGCTTTGTCAGGTGATGGGGTTTTGCCTAAAGGTGAATTTCACCCCTTCGCGACACTCCATGGTCGTCCTAAATCGCAAAAGAGTCTGCTCTCTGACTTGGCTTCATTGGTTTGGAGTGCTTATCAGGTTCTCCTTGTTCCCTCTTTGAGGATTCCCGTTCCTTTTGAAAGTACATTAGTGGTTGAGTTTGTACACATACATGGTTCTCATACTGATGATAGTAGCTTAGGTTTGGATTGGAAGTCCATAGAGAGGATTTTCATGGATGAGGTTAATGACAATGGGCTGTTGCTAGGGGAGCAGTCTTTGAGTTTTAGGAAATATGAGGTGAAGTTATCCGAGTGTGCAATTTGTTCATTTGCAATTGCGAGGGCGACAACTTCTTACACATCTAGGTACCTTTTTGACAACTATACTTTAATTGTGAGCGAGTATCTGGATTCAAAACGTCTGCATCGAACAGTATCAGAATCAGTTGATGAGTTTAGAAGGGTGGCCAGGTTACCTGAGGAGGACCTTGGCAGGGTTCTTCCCGTTTATGTCTTCGATCTTGAAGTAAACACAATGTTGTTACTTGATCGGTATCACCAGACTGTGGCTTTTAAGGACATGGTTATTGCCGTCAGGACGAAGAGTACACATACTGTGAGTGATTATAATTGCAATGGACATCACATGTTTACTAGGACGCGGGAACTTGAAAGACCAATTGTAGGTTCTATTTTGCAGAGCATGTGGGGAATCTCACCTACACATCTGGTCTGGAGCCCCAGGCATAATACCTCTATCGTGGATTATACATGGAGTGTTGGACAAACACCGTTTGGACCTTTCTCAGAGATATCTTCGTTGTCCTTTGTTCAGAAGGATGCTGCTAGAAGGAATTTTTTGTTGACATCATTGAATTACAGTATTACGAGTGCGATAAATGTTCTTGAATCAATTAGTGCGCATGGTGGAGACAGAAAGCTTCTGAAACAGAATCGTCGTGCTGAATTTTTACAGAGGTGGAATTTGTTCAGGTACAAGCTGGACAAGGCGATTTCAGCATTGTCACATTTTGATTATGAAATGGGTTTGTATTATCAGAGGTCCTCAGATCACGATCTATATGCTATCCACTCTCTTGTTTATCATGCATCCCAAGAATTGGAAGCTCGACTTACCTGTTTCAAGGACCCACCATTCCCATGGACTTCTGTTTCAGTATCTGCTGGAGCTTTGTTTGCATTATTTTATGTCTGTGCCAAACGAGACAAATTGTTCCAAAACAAGAGGAAACAGttttgaagttttaaaattgTCATTCTGTGTATGATTGGATAGTTAAAAGGCTTGTATTTCTTATGTAGGGTACAACATTCTGAAAAGTTATTTGTTGTTTTCCAAAAGAAGTGCAGTTTAACTTGTTTATCTTTGAATGATTATCTGTTATAGGTAAGTTTTTGTGtattttccaagatttcaataTGTCACATCGTGGATTTTCTTGAATTCATTAATTCATTGAGTCCATTTGTGTTTGATATACATACGAGATAGAATTTGTCAGTTATCTCCTTGCACTACAAATCTTCACGTGTAAATGAAAAAATGGAATGTTACTTGTCCAAATTGAGGATTTTGATGTCTGAGAAGCCGCAAATTGAATATTTGGGACACCAAAATTTGATGTCCCAAGTTGGCAGATAGCCAAATTTGGGAAATCTTGTAATGATTTCTTGTTCAAAGACAGAAACATCGATAGTCATTATGATCTAAGGTAAGCTTAAGGTTTAAGAAGATTGTCCTACTTTTCCATCATAAGAATCAAAACTAGGACCTTGTAATTTTCTACTCTCTCCACCAGGATAGGTTTTTGGgagctatttttatttttattttttttccttgtCTTTTCTTGTTTCTTAAAGGCTAAAAGTGGAAGCTAATGGAGGTGGCAGGAGAGAGGATGTGGCTTTCGAGTCCTGTAGCTATTTTGCGGGGGTTGGGGTTGGGGTTGGTGTTTACAGGGGGTTTTGTGGCCGTCTGGCCGATAATATTGCAGTTTTATACTtgttttgttattgttttgGGTATGTTCAATTTATGTTGCAATGGCTATTTTGCATAATTTCTTTGTTGAGGGCTTTCCTACTCATTTATGTTCTATAAATTTACAGCGGTTAATGTTACAATGTCCTTATGGTAATCTATGGCCTTCTGAACTTGAATAGCTCCTATTGGTATTCTTCCAGATGTTCAATTCGTAAATACCACGAGGCTTAATCAGTGTAAGCAGTGTTGAAAAACTAATCTTATCTCAATAGTATCTAATCTTGTCTATCtttatttgtattttgtattttaaattcttaagatTAGGTTGTCTTAtcttttatgcttttatatatttttttgtaaatggAATGAAACATTTTGTTCCCATTCTCCCTCTATAACTACATGGTATCAATTAGCCAGGGCTTTTAATGACAAAAAATGGTATGTCAGCCACACCTAAACCCCAAACTTCATAACCTTTCCTGCAGCTACCGGCTTTCCATCTGTACCGATCACATGTACAGATTTACTGGTAGAAACTTTTTCCATTGGTCTCAATCTGTGATGATGTTTATCTATGGCGAAAGGAAGAATGGAGATATTTGCCTTCCTTCAGTCTTATTTAGGTCTTGTCATGTTCTCAGTTCCCTGTGTATTGCAAATGGGACACTCTCTCGGGTTACCAGttctggttctggtgctgtTCAATTGACTAAAGACATTTGCCTTCCTTGGGTCTTATTTGTGCCAGACCTTACTTGTAATCGGTTGTCAGCCAGTGAGAGCTCAATCAATTTGCCTCCACGACTAAGTTCTCCGTTAATTCTAATGTTTTCCAGGATTTGACATCGGGGAGGACGATTGGCGGTACTGATCTTTCTAGGGGCTTATTCATTCTCAAGATGGATGCCTCGTTGATCAAGTCTCTTGCCCATCCTTCCGTGTCTCACTCCGTTTCTGCCTTGACTTCGAATAATGTTATTGATGTTTTATTGTGGCACTACCGTTTAGGTCACCCGAACTCGTTGCATCTTAAGAAGTGGTTTCCTTTCtttcttattaaataataaaaattatattcctTTTCAATGTGATGTTTGTCAGTTCTCTAAACATACTTGTGCATTTTTCACACCAAACTATTATGTACCTTCTATGCTTTTCTCTATTATACACATCGATATTTGGGGGCCTAGAACGTACCCAAGCTTGGGGTAACTCGTTGGTTTATCTTGTCTGTCGATGATCACACCTGTTTGAACCACAGTATGGAAATGCTCGAAAATCTAGGTACTTTGGTTTTTCTTTCACGAGGAAGGCCCATGGTAAACAGGTGTGATCATCGACAGACAAGATAAACCAACGAGTTACCCCAAGCTTGGGTACGTTCTAGGCTAATATTTGGGAGTTACACACTGATAGGGCTTATGATTATTTCAATTCTGTTTTGGGGTACCTACAAACACACGACATAATTCACCAAAGCTCGAGCGTCGACACACCACAACAAAATGGGGTCTCGCATTTTCTTGAGGTTGCCCGTTCCTTACTATTTACCACAAATGTATCCCGATACCGCTAGGGTGATGTCATCCTAACAACCACTTATATTATAAATAGGATGCCTTCCCGCGTATTGGCTTTTCAAACCCCCATCCAAACCTTCCTAAAGTTCTACCCTTCCTCTCATCTCATTCATTACATCCCTCTCAAGGTGTTGGTTGCTCGTCTTTGTTCACATTCACTCTCATAACCGTGGGAAGCTTTAACCACGTGCTGTCAAATGTATCTTCCTCGGCTATTCTCCTAATCAGAAATGCTACAAGTTTTTTTTATCCCGTCACAAAAAAATAGTACACTTCAATGTATGTCATCTTTTTTTGAATCCGAGCCTTTCTACACCAAGTCCTCGGGTCAAGGGGGAGTCTTCCATCATTGAACCACAAATTTGGGAATCCACAACACCGTCCATCCCTTATATAGAACCACCAAAACTCGATGCTATGCCACCAGATCTAACTCTTGTCCCTAGGAGACTAAACCTCAATGACCCAATTCATACTTATTCTCGAAGGAACAATCTTTATCAAGAGAATATACAAGTACCTGCACAAACTCAAACTGCTCATGAACTCTCTCCGATGCAAAATTCAGGTGCAAACTCACCAGACTTAACTGATTCTGATGCACCTGTGATTGACCCTACTGATCTCGATGACAGTTTAGATGACAGACTGATTGCATTGAGGAAAGGTGTCTGAACATGTACACGACATCCTATAAGTAACTTTGTCTAACTTGAGCATTTTTCACCTACATATCATGCATCTCTTTCCAGTCTAGATCAGGTCCAGATTCCTCCCACTATTGACGAGGCCATAAATGATCCAAATTGAAAAGATGTCGTCTTTGAAGAAATAAAGGCACTGAAAAATAACAATATATGAAACATCACTGATCTCCCATCCGGGAAGAACATGTTGGATGCAAATGGATTTTCACAGTCAAACATAAGTCTGATGGAAGCATAAAACGACTGAAAGCCAAATTTGTAGCCAAGGGATACACATAGTCATACATCATTGACTACCAAGAAACTTTTGCCCTTGTTGCCAGACTAAACATTGTTCGAGTTCTCTTATCAATTGTAGCTAACTCAGACTGACCCTTGTATCAACTCAAAAGAACGCATTTCTTAATGATGATCTCGAGGAAGAGTGGCAAATATTCTGACAAAGGCTCTCTTCCGTCCAACCTTTGAAGATTTGTGTTCTAAGCTAGGCATGATTGACCTATATGACCCAACTTgaggggagtgttgaaaaactAATCTTATCTCATTAGTATCTAATCTTTTCTATCtttatttgtattttgtattttttattttgtattctTAGGATTAGATTGTCTTTATCTTTTATGCTTTTATGTATTCTTTATAAACTCTCTTTTTGATTCAGTGGAATGAAATATTTTGTTTCCCATTCTCCCTCTATTCAAACGACATGCAGGTTACTGCTTGTCTGAGGTTTCTGGGTATTATTATTTGCCAGTGCATTTCATTGTTTACGGAGTAGCATCTGGAATAGCTAATAGCTCAATTATTTTTGTGGAAATAATTTGTATTGTACAATCTGAGGAAAACTCATTTACAAAGTAAATTAATCGACCTGTATCTTACTAAAACTATTTCTGTTCTTTGCAATGAAAGGAAAGAATTCATGGCAGCATCTTGACTCTAGAGTCTGGAAAACTAGAATTATATTTCCTCTCCTGCAAGGAAATTACATTTGATGATATCTATTATTTAGCTGATAGGGGCCATGCCTATTGTGTTGCTCCCAACCATGTCTGCACAGTCGTAGTTGAAATGGAGTGGGCCTTGCAACTGAAAGTTGTTTGCCTTAGAAGAAAATACAAATGCCCTCTCTTCAATTCCATCATACAAGATCTCACCAAGTTCAGGGTTTCTATCCTCACTTTTCTGGTTTCTTATGCTCTCACCATCAATTTCTTCCTCGATATTTAAGTTCTTCTCAACCAATTCTTTAAAAACGGAAGACCTGAGGAGTAGACCGAGAGCTGTTGGAGAGGATTTGGTGCGTGGGCTAACTGGCACTTTGTCGGCAAACCTTTCTTGCTCGGTGAGGTCATCTGCACTAAAAGCTCTTCTTTTCAAAAAGGGTGACAGTGATTCCTCTCCTGTTCGGAAATTGGAAAATATTGTCGCTGAATCTTGGCATGGTGTTGTTTTCTTGTCTGGAACTGAAGTTCTTGCTCCTGGCTTTAACCATCTGATATACGTGCTCAAGTCAAAGTTCGTGACAGCGTTTATCCCTCTGTATTCTATTGCTGCAATGTCATAAGCATGGGCTGCCTCTTCTTGAGTACCTATAAACAGATGCACCATTCAGGTCGAAGAAAACATACCAGTTTACACTGTTCTACAAACGCCAATTGTGTTGCAGACTACTCACTGTAAGTTCCTAGATAAAGGTACTTATTTCCAAAAACTCTTCCTATCCTTGCTTCCCATCTTCCATTATGATGGTGCCTGTTACTTTCAAGTGCGAGTTTAGAATCTTCAATGAAGGACTgaactttaaaataatttggGATAACATATACCTGGCAACTCCTCTATACTTTGATATCCCTCTTGAAAAACCACTGCTTTTTCTGTGGTAAAGAATTTTGGGTTAATTCTTACTTCcataagaaaaattaaaaatatttattccattaaaatatatataaaaaaatcgtACCTTCTCAGTGAGGCAAGATACTCCTCCTTTGTTAGAGTTTGCATGATTTCAATTTCCTTCTCATAATCAGAGATCTGCAGAAATTATATTTGGATTTAATAAGAATCCACGGCATTGTATGGACTTGACTAAGTCTTATAGGGGTTTAAACTGTTGACAATGATACCGGAAAATTGGTTAAAGTTGATGTCCCCCAATATTTCAGTGCTGCTAAATCATATGCCCTTGCTGCAGCTTCCTCGTCATCATATGCACCTAAGCCATATTTGAGAACCTCAGAGACAGTCTTAAATCAAATAGATAATAGACAAAACCAAAACTACGATCCAAATTGCAACGAGTGGATGTATACAGTCAAATTTTTACTCACCAAGATACACTGCCCGTTGTCAAATTCCAATTCGAAGCAGGGACCATGAAAGTGATGCAAGATTTCAATATCAGGCACCAAtatttatttcaagaaaagtaACTAcagaaatttcataaattaattgTAAGAGACCTTGTTTCCCCTTTTTCTTCTGAGTTACATTCCATGTAAGTTTATCCCATAGGTGTGCTTCGTATCTACCAGTCCATTTATGCCTGCTCACCCCACGAAACCTTGAACTTCTTTTCACGGTTGTTGCTGCAGAAGTTGGATCAACTTGTTGATTTGGTGTCTGCTGGTCGTCACAGCTAAGTGCTAGAGCAACTGCATCTCTTTTTCTACGTTTTACAGGCATCACTTCAGATACTTCACCATCCATCATGCTCACAATATCCCTTCCAAGGTATGGATCACTTTTTATCATTTTCAGCGCCATTTTTAATCGTCCTCAGTTGTTTGCCCTGGTCTTTTCTATGTTTTCCTTCTTTCAGTTCTTTATTTGGATCCTAATTCATGGGTACTTATTATATAAGATCATGTTTTTTTGGGCTTATTATGTTTTTGGCTGTAATTGTCTCTACCAACTTTTGGATACCGACGGGAAGGGCGATGGAAACAATGAATTTGTGAGTTGGGACAAATATATGTATTCTTGTACTACCTTCCAGCCATTGAAACCGAGTTTACTACcaaatattatttatcaatGATCCATGTCCCAGCCGCAGAGACGGTGATTGTGACCTCAGAATTTGGAATATCCATCCCACGGGCCTGACTTGTTGAGCATCTAtactcaatatttttttttaaacaaatttcATGCAACATGAACTTTTACCCCTTATAGTTTACCTAGTTTCTCTGTTCCGCTAAATTTCTTGGTCTGCTTTTGATCCCGAATATAGCTAGTTTTCATGTTGTATGAATGTACGTTGTCCCTTAAAATCCGGCCGTTGAGAGAGTAGATGAGATTCTACGACGCCATGTGTAGCGTGAGTTCAAGTAACATTACTCTTACATTATTCGAGACACGAGTTTGTGATCTGCGTATGAATGATGGGTCATCTATGACATAATTTGTGGCTTCTTTCCAAATTAACTTTGGTACATCAAAAGTTCATTTAATGAATCAATCTTATGATCATGTTTGTGCGAGCTTGAGCTCATATATCCATGTATTTATTaggaaaaaagaaagaagacGAGTTGGTAAAGCTTGGGGTGACGTGTGTTGATACTCCTCGAAGTCACATGATCGATTCTCGTGTAGAACATATTCTTCGTTGAAATATTGTGAGGTAAGCTCTGGATTTACCTTCTTATCGGGTCAAGAGACTTCTGACTGATATAAAAATGTTTACGATATACTTTTAGAGGAAAAACGAGCACATAATGCCATATGTGGGCATTTTCTTGGAGTCATCGTCCATACTTGTTACTGTTCTTGTCTCTTGTTGTTTTAGTGAAGTTGCTGAGGTTTGATTTGGTCTTATTGTTGATTTTTAACGATGATATCTATGGAATCGGCTCCTCTACTATTCTTTACTTGTTGCTTTCATCTTAAAATTATGCGGTTAAAGCATCAAACTAGGAAATGGATGGCTTAGCTTAATTAACACGACAAATAATTGTAGCATGTTTTTTGTTCCATTGAAGAATACGCACTTTCCTCCAAAAAATTTCAGACAGAGGTAATGTCGCACAATTTATGTTATTATTAATGAAGTTCGAATCCAAATTATTAggattttttattaaatgataacTATTTTTAGTGTCATAGTTAATTTTTATGATGTCTAAAATGCTTGGACAtcgtttatttaaaaaataagatGATAGATGATATATAATAGTGACAAATTAAAATAATCTCACTCGAAGAGTCATTCTATTTAATTACAAAGAATTTTATTAAAGAATCACGTCTAAAAATTCTTTTAATATAAATTCTCGATCGTTTATGAATCAACTGATTTATAtccaaaaatcaataaaattattgtaAATACATGATTCTACAAATACACGATATATGCATACAACGACTGGTATATATAGCGAGGGACGAACTGCTGAGTTTATCCACCTGAAAAaatctaaaataaattttttaaaaatattactgGTTACTACTGGATTCATCACTGTAGATGGGTCCAAACTCAAATAGTTAAATTTTATCGATGGGCTTTGGTAACTCAAGCATATTAGCTTTGGCCCGTAAAAGACGAGCTAAAATTTaacgacaaaaacttgtatgagacggtctcatcgGTCGTATTTAATGAGacgatcttttatttggatcatccatgaaaaaatattactttttatgctaagagtattactttttattgtgaatattagtaTGATTTACCTAtgtcacagataaaaattcgtgagattgtctcacaagagacttactcaaaTTTAATTGGTGTTATAAACTCGGATCGCAGATGAAAAAAAGATAGAAAACTAAAAGTTTCGttagttttttttaaacaatataTATGAAAAGTTGAAAAACTTTCATTTTAAGCTGCATTTTGCGCACCTGGTTGGGTAAACAAAAAGAAGCTAGGAGAAACATTAAGAAGAGGTTGAAGAAAGGTATGCCTCGACTGTTATgggaaaaatttcaagaaagcaAGTCCCCATGACACACATTCTCCCAGCTTTGGCTATTTATagcaaaaattctttcttcggTGCTCTTGTTTACTCAAATTCTATATCACAGTGCTTCTTTATTCCTCCATCACTCTTCTTCAAAAATGTGTACGTCTGTCACAAGGAATAATCCATGTCAAATCATATTTATCAACAACTTTAGTTTTAATACAATGTCTGTActggaattattatgattcGATACATATTTGTTGTCTTTAAACATGTTCATGCAAAAGACGAAATTTGGTAATGTTGGTTGCAAATTAGCTACCAATATTTTTTTCGATCTCTAATTCCGTTACAAATTAGTGGTGCATGTACATGCGATGTTGGCTTTTTTAAGCCTTACGTTATATGAAACTACCATTCATAACTAGGTGGCGTCGAGACTTGATCCTGAGACTCGCCCTCTTCCACTGCTCTGATACTACATGTGAGTGGTGAGGAACTGGTTAAGCATGTGAGACATGATATACTTATCTTCTATAAGCCTGTGTTTTGGGGAAACTGATACTGATTAAGGATGGGAAATGAGTGAGAAAAACTTCACGGGAAAGTATCAGTCCAGCCCATTGCGGTTTTTCTTTTAATACTGAACACTCAACCAGAACAGCATATTATAAAAGCTCATTCAAGACAAGACCTCACCACAACAAGAAACTCAACAATTGTATATCAATCAATCTCAACTGAGAAAAGAAATGATAAGCTTATCCAGTGTCTCTCACATCATTACTTCAATTATCCCGTTATACATTGCCATGATTGCAGCTTACATATCCCTAAAGTGGTGGAAACTTTTCACACCGGATCAATGCTCGGGGATCAACAAATTTGTAGCAAATTTCTCAATCCCTCTCCTATCCTTCCAATTGATCTCAACGAACAATCCCTACAAAATGAACTTGAAACTTGTGTGCGCAGACTTTCTTCAAAAGACACTAGCTTTCATTATTCtctcagtgtctgcaagaaTAATATCGGGAGGAAATCTAAAATGGATCATTACCGGTGTTTCTTTATCAACACTGCCTAACACTTTGATTTTAGGAATCCCATTATTGAGGGGAATGTATGGAAGTGGAGCTGTGGTTTTCTTGGCTCAGATTGTTGGGTTACAAAGCTTGGTTTGGTATAACCTTTTGTTGATTCTTTTTGAGCTCGATGCTACGAATGAATCGTTAAGGGCTGCATATCCTCCTACAATAGTAGAAGGTATGCACTATTTCATTGGTAGAGTGTGTTGTATTGAATTAGTTTCTGTCAAATGTATATTTTTCCCCTGTGTTTCTTGTGATTTGAAGAATGCAAATTAACTTTCTGAAGGAGAATCGGAAGGCCCGCGAAGTGATGAAGGTGAAGTAGATGACAGAATCCGGAATCGGAAGAAGACAAAAATAAAGACGATTTTTTTAACAGTGGGGAGAAAGCTCATCAGAAATCCCAATACCCATGCATCCTTAGCAGGTCTTACATGGGCAAGCATCCATTTCAGGTATTCTCCAGTGGTTAATAAAACACGTGACGAATGCACAGCGAAAACGACTTGAAATGGCATAGTAATGTTAATAGAAGCTGACAGTACATGTGTTTACAGGTTGGGAGTAAAGCTGccatatgtgattgaaaaatccTTGTCAATATTGTCGGATGGAGGACTTGGGATGGCTATGTTCAGCTTAGGTGTCGCTAAATTTGTGGCAGTACTTTCTGATCATCCAGTTTAATATCTGTGTGAAACAAATCCTTCACTTTCTTACATTTTATTACCTTACAGGACTCTTCATGGCATCACAGAAATCGGTGATAGCCTGCGGGGCTCGGAAAGCAACATTAGCCATGGCCATGAAATTTGTAGCAGGACCATTACTCATTGCCGCACCCTCAATCGCACTAGGACTGAGAGGAACATTGCTTAAAGTAGCAATCTTGCAGGTGCCTTATTAGCGACTCCCATGCACGGGGGCATCACTCATAAATTTAGTTAGCAATCCATGTTTCTAAAATATTGTGTTGGTATGTTATTCGAGAAAGGCTGCTTTACCTCAAGGATTGGTTCCATTTGTATTTGCTAAGGAGTACAACATACATCCAGACATATTGAGCACCGGGTACTTCATTCGACTAGTTTTTGGCTTCTATGTGTCATCCTTTATGCTAATCTTATCTGTATTTTTCCAAGGGACTGGCGTATGTCCCCGTACACAAGATGTGGTGTACATAATACGAGACTGTTTCTTGTCTGTAGGGTGGTCTTTGGTTTGCTGATAGCTGTGCCGATCGCGTTAGCGTACTATTTCTTGCTGGGTTTGTAGAAGATTCAGAGAAGCAGTGCAATGTGGATCACCTTTTCAGCCATTTCATTTGTTGTATGGATTTTGAAAGAAACGAAATAAATCAACACACGGTTGACGGGCAAATTGCAATTGTATGGgcaaaaatatagaaaaataacataaaacCTATGCTgaattgaattttaaaatttaaattagatCAATTGGTTTTGATTCCCCATTGTTGAGATAGGGAAATGGTCCAAGAGAAAATGATACAAAAATTACGAGGAAGATTTGGGCAGGAAAAATATACTTTTCATCACCAATGCTTGTCCTATGCAAATTCATTATCATTttcaaacaaacaaaaaataaattaaaactaCAAACAACACATAAAAGGTAGATGAAAACAAGAAGCCAAACCAACATATAAATTGAAATGTAGTTGTCTTTTAGCGTACATAGGCTGATCATAAACTTGATACAACAAGATCGCTTGCTTGCTGTAGCAGAGTCTCATCGTttcgaaacaaaaaaaaaaattacaaaaacgcAACACAAGAATCGATTATTGCCATACTCCGAAACTATAACTTATCAAGAAGCGATTTTTTATAAAGCCTTACTCAGCAGCTTTCAACGATTTGTCAATGTCAATGACGAACCGATACTTCACATCAGATTTCAGGAGACGCTCCATAGCGGTGTTTATATAATCTATATTGATCATCTCCACCTCCGGCAGTATATTGTTCTTGGCTGCAAAATCGATCATCTCTTGAGTCTCTTTCAAGCCACCTATTGCACTTCCGGATATTGTCTTCCTCCCTATTATTCATTTTTTTCCAAAGATGACAGAATAAACAAGTGAATGAGTTCGTATTTTGTGGAGTCGACAGAGTCTAAAACGAATGGATCGCAGTTCACAAAAAGTATATATCAATAAGAAATAGAACACTCAAATAAAAATGAAGACAATTTTTTCAGTGATATTTTCAGTTCTTTCATTAAGTCAGCGAAAATTTGTGTATTCTTGAAGAATGACTTTTTCCTTTAATTTTTTCCTAACAGACATTTATTCTCACCTTGAATCAGGGGAAAGGTGTGAAACTCAAGTGGCTTTTCTGGAGCACCAACCAAGATAAGCTTTCCATTGGGCTTTAACAAACTTATCAAAGGTACTATGGGGTGAACTGCGGACACAGTATCAAGGATTCCATCCAACGTTCCTGCTGCAGCCTATGCAtgcaaaatcaaataaatacgACGTTAGTAGTTTACATTGTACCAGAGTAGAA
This Primulina eburnea isolate SZY01 chromosome 2, ASM2296580v1, whole genome shotgun sequence DNA region includes the following protein-coding sequences:
- the LOC140823507 gene encoding AP2-like ethylene-responsive transcription factor AIL5; the protein is MALKMIKSDPYLGRDIVSMMDGEVSEVMPVKRRKRDAVALALSCDDQQTPNQQVDPTSAATTVKRSSRFRGVSRHKWTGRYEAHLWDKLTWNVTQKKKGKQVYLGAYDDEEAAARAYDLAALKYWGTSTLTNFPISDYEKEIEIMQTLTKEEYLASLRRKSSGFSRGISKYRGVARHHHNGRWEARIGRVFGNKYLYLGTYSTQEEAAHAYDIAAIEYRGINAVTNFDLSTYIRWLKPGARTSVPDKKTTPCQDSATIFSNFRTGEESLSPFLKRRAFSADDLTEQERFADKVPVSPRTKSSPTALGLLLRSSVFKELVEKNLNIEEEIDGESIRNQKSEDRNPELGEILYDGIEERAFVFSSKANNFQLQGPLHFNYDCADMVGSNTIGMAPIS
- the LOC140823508 gene encoding probable auxin efflux carrier component 8 isoform X1, which produces MISLSSVSHIITSIIPLYIAMIAAYISLKWWKLFTPDQCSGINKFVANFSIPLLSFQLISTNNPYKMNLKLVCADFLQKTLAFIILSVSARIISGGNLKWIITGVSLSTLPNTLILGIPLLRGMYGSGAVVFLAQIVGLQSLVWYNLLLILFELDATNESLRAAYPPTIVEGESEGPRSDEGEVDDRIRNRKKTKIKTIFLTVGRKLIRNPNTHASLAGLTWASIHFRLGVKLPYVIEKSLSILSDGGLGMAMFSLGLFMASQKSVIACGARKATLAMAMKFVAGPLLIAAPSIALGLRGTLLKVAILQAALPQGLVPFVFAKEYNIHPDILSTGYFIRLVFGFYVSSFMLILSVFFQGTGVCPRTQDVVYIIRDCFLSVGWSLVC
- the LOC140823508 gene encoding probable auxin efflux carrier component 8 isoform X2, coding for MISLSSVSHIITSIIPLYIAMIAAYISLKWWKLFTPDQCSGINKFVANFSIPLLSFQLISTNNPYKMNLKLVCADFLQKTLAFIILSVSARIISGGNLKWIITGVSLSTLPNTLILGIPLLRGMYGSGAVVFLAQIVGLQSLVWYNLLLILFELDATNESLRAAYPPTIVEGESEGPRSDEGEVDDRIRNRKKTKIKTIFLTVGRKLIRNPNTHASLAGLTWASIHFRLGVKLPYVIEKSLSILSDGGLGMAMFSLGLFMASQKSVIACGARKATLAMAMKFVAGPLLIAAPSIALGLRGTLLKVAILQAALPQGLVPFVFAKEYNIHPDILSTGVVFGLLIAVPIALAYYFLLGL
- the LOC140823506 gene encoding LOW QUALITY PROTEIN: uncharacterized protein (The sequence of the model RefSeq protein was modified relative to this genomic sequence to represent the inferred CDS: inserted 1 base in 1 codon; deleted 1 base in 1 codon); amino-acid sequence: MLPAAVLLPFLLLHQLCLAASAASISGLDSFLTQQSTKDPQATNDSFLLLPSSLKKSLSHAFHPATTSSLLSLQLSVPLTVHLVGPTFSESAPSTLSAFISATLSSDLFHVITPFSSDAASHHFSISHSLHHEVFLSSSSLSNSLSAALDSHLSSAPSSLRSQLSSVPYSXIDNIIKQDFEKERPINSIHIYIIHLGSQSKHYAYSYTHGDPSPAMTKCLGSIWTGKDRYLWIDLGAGPVDYGPALSGDGVLPKGEFHPFATLHGRPKSQKSLLSDLASLVWSAYQVLLVPSLRIPVPFESTLVVEFVHIHGSHTDDSSLGLDWKSIERIFMDEVNDNGLLLGEQSLSFRKYEVKLSECAICSFAIARATTSYTSRYLFDNYTLIVSEYLDSKRLHRTVSESVDEFRRVARLPEEDLGRVLPVYVFDLEVNTMLLLDRYHQTVAFKDMVIAVRTKSTHTVSDYNCNGHHMFTRTRELERPIVGSILQSMWGISPTHLVWSPRHNTSIVDYTWSVGQTPFGPFSEISSLSFVQKDAARRNFLLTSLNYSITSAINVLESISAHGGDRKLLKQNRRAEFLQRWNLFRYKLDKAISALSHFDYEMGLYYQRSSDHDLYAIHSLVYHASQELEARLTCFKDPPFPWTSVSVSAGALFALFYVCAKRDKLFQNKRKQF